In a single window of the Nicotiana tomentosiformis chromosome 8, ASM39032v3, whole genome shotgun sequence genome:
- the LOC138897223 gene encoding uncharacterized protein → MKIKAEGEEVSKTRADCTADDLRKWEKNAKAKKWLVCGLGPDKYSRIQSCTTAKEIWDTLQEGETIQDMYTRFTTLTNELKSLGRVILEEDKVEKIFKRVLPVSWESKITTIQESKNIATLNLDELIGNLNAYELKRQTMKMDVPKKEKILALRITEGSNVEEDEMAMITKDFKKYLMRGKGSLRSGGYNKLRVPKKQTKEGCYKYGKTDHHIKNCPQ, encoded by the exons atgaagataaaggccgaaggagaagaggtgtctaaaacaagagctgactgcactgctgacgacttgaggaaatgggagaagaatgctaaagccaagaaatggcttgtgtGTGGACTTGGTCCGGACAAGTACAGCAGAATTCAAAGttgtactactgctaaggaaatttgggacactttgcaa gaaggggaaaccatccaagatatgtatacaaggttcaccacactaacaaatgaacttaagtctcttggaagggttattcttgaagaagacaaagttgagAAGATATTTAAAAGGGTTCTGCCAGTCtcatgggagagcaaaatcactactattcaggaatcaaagaacattgccactcttaaTTTAGAcgagctaattggaaatctcaatGCTTATGAACTTAAaaggcaaaccatgaagatggatgtacccaagaaggaaaagatcctggcactcagaatcactgaaggttctaatgtagaggaagatgaaatggctatgatcacaaaggacttcaagaagtacctaatgagaggaaagggttcttTAAGAAGTGGAGGATACAACAAACTAAGGGTTCCTAAAAAACAAACCAAAGAGGGCTGCTACAAGTATgggaagactgatcaccacatcaaaaactgCCCTCAATAG
- the LOC138897225 gene encoding uncharacterized protein — protein MELVHIDLCGPIRILSRGGKRYVMVLIDDYSRFTWTLFLTYKDEAFDMFTSFVRKTQKQLGNQHTSIRYDHGTEFENAKFAEFCDEHGIDHNFSAPRTPQQNGVVERNNMTLEYMARAMLLSSKLPHSFWAEAEHDDEAIGLVIKNLNETTAQTEAAHKEGTYDGTMEQMPRAWYERLSKLLLEHDYKRGKIDNTLFLKEKGKDLLAVQIYVDDIIFGATTDKLSKEFAKLMGSEFEISMMSELNLFLGLQIKQSSNGIKIHQQNYVKEFLKRF, from the exons atggaactggtccatatagaTCTCTGTGGTCCAATAAGAATattaagcagaggtggtaaaagatatgtaATGGTGCttattgatgattactctaggtttacttggacattgtttttaacatataaagatgaagcatttgacatgttcacttcttttgttagaaaaactcagaaacaactaggtaatcaacatACATCAATTAGGTatgatcatggcactgaatttgaaaatgctaaatttgctgaattttgtgatgagcatggcatagatcataatttttctgctcctaggactccacaacaaaatggagtagttgaaagaaataaTATGACACTTGAATATATGGCTAGggctatgcttctttctagtaaactgccccatagcttctgggcagaagct gaacatgatgatgaagcaattgggctggtaataaaaaacttaaatgaaaccacagcccagactgaagctgcacaTAAAGAAGGAACATATGATGGAACAATGGAACAG atgccaagagcatggtatgaaagattatcaaagcttttgcttgagcatgactacaagagaggtaaaattgacaatactttattcttgaaagaaaagggTAAAGATCTCTTAgcagttcagatatatgttgatgatataatctttggagcaactactgataagttaagtaaagaatttgctaaactaatggggagtgaatttgaaattagCATGATGAGTGagcttaatttatttttaggcttacaaattaaacaaagttCAAATGGAATTAAGATCCACCAGCAGAACTATGTAAAAGAGTTTCTTAAAAGGTTTTAA
- the LOC138897224 gene encoding uncharacterized protein, translating into MVRDRPGHWMGGAQLGTQAMVPALVATPPTRPTRGGGQASRGHPRGGGLARCYVFPCRTKAVASDAIITCIVPVCHRGISVLFDSGSTFSYLSSYFTSYLDMSRDSLDTLVYVSIPVGDFIMVDRVYYFCLVTIGGYETRVDLLLLNMEDFDVILGMNWLSLYHVILDCPTKNVTLSVPWLSRFEWKGSLGHIPSRVVSFLKACWMVEKRFLAYLAFVRVMSADIPTVDLVPVVR; encoded by the coding sequence ATGGTAAGAGATCGTCCCGGACATTGGATGGGTGGAGCTCAACTTGGTACTCAGGCTATGGTTCCCGCtctagttgctactccacctacaCGGCCAACTAGAGGTGGGGGACAGGCaagtagaggtcatcctagagggggaggcctggCTCGTTGTTATGTTTTTCCTTGTAGGACTAAGGCAGTTGCATCAGATGCAATTATTACATGTAtcgttccggtctgtcatagaggtatatcagttttatttgattcgGGTTCTACCTTTTCGTATctgtcatcctattttacttcatatttggatatgtctcgtgattctctggatactcttgtttatgtgtctataCCCGTAGGGGATTTTATTATGGTGgaccgtgtctattatttttgtttggtcactattgggGGTTACGAGACTAGGGTTGACCTTTTGTTGCTTAATATGGaggattttgatgtaattttgggtatgaattggttgtctctgtaccatgttattcttgattgtcccACTAAGAACGTGACATTATCTGTGCCGTGGTTGTCGAGGTTTGAATGGAaaggttccttgggtcatattcctagtagggtggtgtcttttctgaaggcttgttggatggttgagaagaggtTCTTGGCGTACTTAGCCTTTGTTAGAGTTATGAGTGCTGATATACCCACAGTTGATTTAGTCCCCGTGGTGAGGTAG